A genomic segment from uncultured Marinifilum sp. encodes:
- a CDS encoding four helix bundle protein, translating into MKDFKKLIVWQKSMVLVKDIYLLAKQLPQEEKYGLYSQITRATISISSNIAEGSSRHSEKDFKRFLEIALGSSFEVETHLLLIQQLNLVDDQCSTIIDQICEVQKMLQGLMRKLNI; encoded by the coding sequence ATGAAAGATTTTAAAAAGTTGATTGTCTGGCAAAAAAGTATGGTTTTAGTAAAAGATATCTATCTTCTTGCAAAACAGTTGCCTCAAGAAGAAAAATATGGACTTTATAGCCAAATTACCCGAGCTACAATTTCTATATCGAGCAATATAGCAGAGGGATCTAGTAGGCATTCAGAGAAAGATTTTAAAAGATTTTTGGAGATTGCTTTGGGATCTTCTTTTGAGGTTGAAACTCACTTGTTACTGATACAGCAATTGAATTTGGTGGATGACCAGTGTTCAACTATTATTGATCAAATTTGTGAAGTCCAGAAAATGTTACAAGGTTTAATGAGGAAACTGAATATATAA
- a CDS encoding DNA-3-methyladenine glycosylase, producing MNVKIERDFYLLDIRIVAKELIGKLIVRRYKDGTIKKYRISEIEMYVGENDLACHAAKGRTARTEIMYDQGGKIYMYLIYGMYWLLNIVTGLKDHPQAILIRGLQDISGPGRVGRVLSLDKSFYGEDLSVSDRIWLEDDGNIYNFLRHPRINIDYAGDIWKNKKYRYVIK from the coding sequence ATGAATGTTAAAATTGAACGTGATTTTTATTTGCTGGATATACGTATTGTAGCCAAAGAGTTGATTGGGAAATTAATTGTACGTAGGTATAAGGATGGCACAATTAAGAAATATCGCATTAGCGAAATTGAAATGTATGTAGGAGAGAATGATTTGGCTTGTCATGCTGCAAAAGGAAGAACCGCCAGAACCGAAATAATGTACGATCAGGGTGGTAAGATTTATATGTACCTTATTTATGGAATGTATTGGTTGTTAAATATTGTAACAGGATTAAAAGATCATCCTCAAGCAATTCTTATTCGTGGATTACAGGATATTTCAGGTCCGGGTCGAGTAGGGAGGGTGTTGAGCTTGGATAAAAGTTTTTATGGCGAAGATTTAAGTGTGTCGGATAGAATATGGCTGGAGGATGACGGTAATATTTATAATTTTTTGCGTCATCCTCGTATTAATATTGATTATGCTGGTGATATCTGGAAAAATAAAAAATATAGATATGTAATAAAGTAG
- a CDS encoding BtpA/SgcQ family protein, whose amino-acid sequence MNLNKSIIGMVHVQALPGTPQNRYSISQICDMAVEEAKMYTESGLDAIMIENMHDIPYLKGSVGPEIVASMTAVAKAVREATDLDLGIQILAGANKEALAVAQAANFQFIRAEGFVFGHLADEGYMESCAGELLRYRKAIGADDIEIYTDIKKKHSSHAITADVDIDETAKAAEFFLSDGLIITGSSTGKAVYLHELKSLKDKVHTPVLIGSGITAENLTEYWDYASGFIVGSHFKVGGYWKNPVSAERLKIFMEKVEELKTM is encoded by the coding sequence ATGAACTTAAATAAATCCATAATCGGTATGGTGCACGTACAGGCCCTGCCAGGAACACCACAAAACAGATACAGTATTTCTCAAATTTGCGATATGGCTGTTGAAGAGGCAAAAATGTATACCGAATCTGGCTTAGATGCTATCATGATTGAAAATATGCACGATATTCCTTACTTAAAAGGAAGTGTGGGACCAGAAATTGTGGCAAGTATGACTGCTGTTGCAAAAGCGGTACGAGAAGCTACTGATTTGGATTTGGGCATACAAATTCTTGCCGGAGCAAATAAAGAAGCTTTGGCAGTAGCACAGGCTGCCAATTTTCAGTTTATTCGTGCCGAAGGATTTGTGTTTGGGCATTTGGCCGACGAGGGTTATATGGAATCTTGTGCAGGAGAATTGTTGCGTTATCGTAAGGCAATAGGAGCCGATGACATTGAAATTTATACAGATATTAAGAAAAAACACAGCTCACATGCCATTACTGCCGATGTTGACATTGACGAAACCGCAAAAGCCGCCGAATTTTTCCTGAGCGATGGCTTAATTATTACCGGATCGTCAACCGGAAAAGCGGTTTACCTGCACGAACTAAAAAGTTTGAAAGACAAAGTGCATACTCCTGTCTTAATAGGATCGGGAATTACTGCCGAAAACTTAACCGAGTATTGGGATTATGCCTCAGGCTTTATTGTAGGTTCGCATTTTAAAGTAGGTGGGTATTGGAAGAATCCTGTTTCTGCAGAAAGACTAAAAATTTTTATGGAGAAGGTAGAAGAGTTAAAGACTATGTAA
- the rpsB gene encoding 30S ribosomal protein S2 encodes MSNTTFEELLDAGCHFGHLTRKWNPKMAPFIFMERNGIHIIDLHKTAVKLDDASAALKQIAKSGRKILFVATKKQAKAIVSEKVSAVNMPFVTERWPGGMLTNFPTIRKAVKKMTSIDKMEQDGTLNHLSKRERLQVSRQRAKLEKNLGSIADLTRLPAALFVVDVMKEYIAVKEANRLGIPVFAMVDTNSSPEGVDFVIPANDDASNSISIILDKVTGAIKDGLTERKAEKDKVSEDKKSKQKRAPKAEAKKAEAKKEEAPAAPEAPATEAEKNDKE; translated from the coding sequence ATGTCAAATACTACATTTGAAGAATTGTTAGATGCCGGATGTCATTTCGGTCACTTAACAAGAAAATGGAATCCAAAAATGGCTCCTTTTATTTTCATGGAGCGTAATGGAATTCACATTATTGACCTACACAAAACAGCAGTTAAACTTGATGATGCATCAGCAGCATTAAAACAAATTGCAAAATCAGGAAGAAAAATTCTTTTTGTTGCTACTAAGAAACAAGCAAAAGCTATTGTTTCTGAAAAAGTAAGCGCTGTAAACATGCCTTTCGTAACTGAGCGTTGGCCAGGTGGTATGTTAACTAACTTCCCTACTATCAGAAAGGCAGTTAAAAAGATGACATCTATCGACAAGATGGAACAAGATGGAACTTTAAACCACCTTTCTAAAAGAGAAAGACTACAAGTATCTCGTCAAAGAGCTAAGCTTGAAAAAAACTTAGGTTCTATTGCTGATCTGACCAGATTACCAGCTGCTTTATTTGTAGTTGATGTAATGAAAGAATACATCGCAGTAAAAGAAGCTAACCGTTTGGGAATCCCTGTATTTGCTATGGTAGATACAAACTCAAGCCCAGAAGGTGTTGATTTCGTAATTCCAGCGAATGATGATGCTTCTAACTCAATTTCTATCATCCTTGATAAAGTTACCGGAGCTATTAAAGACGGTTTGACTGAAAGAAAAGCAGAAAAAGATAAAGTTTCTGAAGACAAGAAGTCAAAACAAAAAAGAGCTCCAAAAGCAGAAGCTAAAAAAGCGGAAGCTAAAAAGGAAGAAGCTCCGGCTGCACCAGAAGCTCCTGCTACTGAAGCCGAAAAGAATGATAAAGAGTAA
- the rplM gene encoding 50S ribosomal protein L13, translated as MDTLSYKTVSANAATANKEWVVIDAENQVLGRLSSKVAKLLRGKYKPNYTPHVDCGDNVIIINAEKVRLTGNKLTDRQYFSYTGHPGGQRIKSPADLLAKHPERLIEKAVKGMLPKNRLGRTLYTNLHVYVGGEHKHEAQQPKKLDLNTIK; from the coding sequence GTGGATACATTAAGTTACAAAACAGTTTCTGCTAACGCTGCAACCGCTAATAAAGAGTGGGTTGTTATCGATGCAGAAAATCAGGTGTTGGGTAGACTTAGCTCTAAAGTAGCAAAACTACTTAGAGGTAAATACAAGCCTAACTACACTCCTCATGTTGATTGTGGAGACAACGTGATCATTATCAATGCTGAGAAAGTTCGTTTAACTGGAAACAAGTTAACTGATCGTCAGTATTTCTCTTACACTGGACACCCAGGTGGACAAAGAATTAAATCTCCAGCGGATCTTTTAGCTAAGCACCCAGAGAGATTAATTGAAAAAGCTGTTAAAGGTATGCTTCCAAAGAATCGTTTAGGAAGAACTCTTTATACTAACCTACATGTTTACGTAGGTGGTGAGCACAAACACGAAGCTCAACAGCCAAAGAAATTAGATTTAAACACTATTAAATAA
- the pyrH gene encoding UMP kinase, which produces MAKYKRVLLKLSGESLMGEQQYGIDSERLNDYAEQIKEITNLGVQVGIVIGGGNIFRGLSGAAKGFDRVKGDQMGMMATVINSLALNSALDAIGCKSRVLTAIRMEPIGEFYSKQKAVDFLEQGYVTIFSAGTGNPYFTTDTGSSLRGIEIEADAMLKGTRVDGIYTADPEKDPTATKFERITFDEIYNKNLRIMDLTATTMCKENDLNIVVFDMDTKGNLKKVIEGENIGTVVHN; this is translated from the coding sequence ATGGCTAAATACAAACGTGTACTTTTAAAGCTAAGCGGAGAATCTCTAATGGGAGAACAACAATATGGAATCGATTCGGAACGCTTAAACGATTACGCTGAACAGATTAAAGAGATTACTAATTTAGGCGTACAGGTTGGAATTGTAATTGGTGGAGGTAATATTTTCCGCGGACTAAGTGGTGCTGCCAAAGGTTTCGATCGTGTAAAAGGAGACCAAATGGGTATGATGGCTACAGTTATAAATAGTCTGGCTTTGAACTCTGCATTGGATGCGATTGGATGCAAATCGAGAGTGTTAACTGCAATTAGAATGGAACCAATCGGAGAATTTTATTCGAAACAAAAAGCTGTTGATTTTCTGGAGCAAGGATACGTAACTATTTTCTCGGCAGGTACAGGAAATCCATACTTTACAACCGATACAGGATCATCATTGCGTGGAATTGAAATTGAAGCCGATGCCATGTTAAAAGGAACTCGTGTTGATGGTATTTATACTGCCGATCCTGAAAAAGATCCTACAGCTACCAAATTTGAAAGAATTACTTTCGATGAAATCTACAACAAAAATCTTCGTATAATGGACCTTACAGCTACCACAATGTGTAAGGAAAACGATTTGAATATTGTTGTATTCGATATGGATACAAAAGGAAATTTAAAGAAAGTTATTGAAGGTGAAAATATTGGAACAGTAGTTCACAATTAA
- a CDS encoding SulP family inorganic anion transporter — protein sequence MVDFFKQKAKNSKNDILSGLTVALALVPEAVAFAFVAGVDPLVGLYAAFMIGLITSVFGGRPGMISGATGAMAVVLVSLVKEGNEMGMAMASPIENMGLNYLFATIILTGIIQFLAGVFRFGKFVRLIPHPVMMGFVNGLAIVIFLSQLGMFTEKIAGETTWLQGMELYTMIGLVILTMAIMYFLPKLTSKIPAALTGIIVVSAIVIFGGLDVSTVGSFIRDGGGTGLKGGLPTFQTQLFTLVPFNMETITFILPYAAILAAIGLIESLMTLNLLDEITNSRGNGNRECMAQGAANIVTGFFGGMGGCAMIGQSLINVKSGGRGRLSGLIAALTLLAFILFASPFIEMVPIAALVGVMFMVVIGTFAWSSFRILHKIPRADAFVLILVSALTVIFDLAIAVLVGVIVSALVFSWENARRIRARKSVKPNGTKVYEIWGPLFFGSITTFMNKFDVENDPESVEIDFKESRVSDHSGIEAISNLVQKYENSGKNIKLKHLSEDCIRLLQTADSHFRTVIVRDIDDPNYYVVTDKIKIE from the coding sequence ATGGTAGATTTTTTCAAGCAAAAAGCAAAGAATTCAAAAAATGATATTTTATCTGGTTTAACCGTGGCTCTTGCTTTGGTTCCTGAAGCAGTTGCTTTTGCTTTTGTGGCAGGCGTAGATCCTTTAGTAGGACTTTATGCTGCTTTCATGATCGGATTAATAACTTCTGTTTTTGGTGGTCGTCCGGGAATGATATCCGGAGCAACCGGAGCAATGGCAGTAGTATTGGTTAGCCTTGTTAAAGAAGGAAACGAAATGGGAATGGCTATGGCCTCTCCTATCGAAAATATGGGCTTAAATTACCTGTTTGCAACCATAATACTTACTGGTATTATTCAATTTTTAGCTGGCGTTTTCCGCTTTGGTAAATTTGTGCGTTTAATTCCTCATCCGGTAATGATGGGATTTGTAAACGGATTGGCAATTGTAATTTTCTTATCGCAATTGGGAATGTTTACCGAAAAAATTGCCGGAGAAACTACATGGCTGCAGGGAATGGAACTTTATACCATGATTGGTTTGGTAATTTTAACCATGGCAATTATGTATTTCTTGCCTAAACTAACTTCTAAAATTCCTGCTGCACTTACAGGTATTATTGTTGTATCGGCAATTGTAATATTTGGCGGATTAGATGTAAGCACAGTAGGATCGTTTATTCGTGATGGTGGTGGTACCGGATTAAAAGGCGGATTACCAACTTTCCAAACACAATTGTTCACACTGGTTCCTTTCAATATGGAAACCATAACTTTTATTCTTCCTTATGCCGCTATTCTTGCTGCTATTGGTTTAATTGAATCATTAATGACACTTAATCTTTTAGATGAGATAACAAATAGTCGAGGTAATGGCAATCGCGAATGTATGGCTCAGGGAGCAGCTAATATCGTTACCGGATTTTTTGGTGGTATGGGCGGATGTGCCATGATTGGTCAATCGCTGATTAATGTAAAATCGGGCGGTCGTGGAAGACTTTCTGGGCTTATTGCAGCTTTAACCTTACTGGCATTTATATTATTTGCTTCACCCTTTATCGAGATGGTGCCAATTGCAGCTTTAGTAGGTGTAATGTTTATGGTAGTTATTGGAACCTTTGCCTGGTCGAGTTTCCGTATTCTCCATAAAATACCCAGAGCCGATGCTTTTGTATTAATATTAGTTTCTGCTTTAACCGTAATATTCGATTTGGCAATTGCCGTTTTAGTGGGAGTAATTGTTAGCGCACTGGTGTTCTCATGGGAAAATGCTCGTAGAATTCGTGCCCGTAAATCGGTAAAACCCAACGGAACAAAAGTTTACGAAATTTGGGGACCTTTATTTTTTGGATCAATTACTACCTTTATGAATAAATTCGATGTGGAGAATGACCCTGAATCGGTCGAAATTGACTTTAAAGAATCACGAGTATCCGATCACTCAGGAATTGAAGCAATTAGTAATTTGGTTCAGAAATATGAAAATTCAGGAAAAAACATTAAATTAAAGCATCTTAGTGAGGATTGTATTAGGTTATTACAAACAGCAGATAGTCACTTTAGAACTGTAATTGTACGCGATATAGACGATCCTAATTACTATGTTGTTACCGATAAAATAAAAATAGAATAA
- the dxs gene encoding 1-deoxy-D-xylulose-5-phosphate synthase has product MAKADKKLLDQINYPSDLKKISEDDLIEVCSELRQEIIEQVSNNPGHFGASLGVVELTVALHYVLNTPYDNLVWDVGHQAYGHKILTGRKNVFHTNRKFKGISGFPNRGESEYDSFTVGHSSTSISAALGMAVAAQLKGEKERKTVAVIGDGSMTAGLAFEGLNNAAGNKADLLVILNDNNMAIDPSTGGLNEYLLDITTSQTYNKVKNDVWRILGKFNRINSNTQQIFQKVENGIKTILLKQSNLFEALNFRYFGPVDGHDVNHLVKVLEDLHKIPGPKILHVITQKGKGFKQAEIDQTYWHAPGKFDCKTGKLLTSPSTGPQAPKFQEVFGNTIVELAEMNDKIVGITPAMPTGSSLNIMMEKMPDRAFDVGIAEQHAVTFSGGLAAQGKLPFCAIYSSFMQRAYDQVIHDVALQNVNVVFCLDRSGLVGADGATHHGVYDLAFMRCVPNLTIASPLNEIELRNLMFTAQQENMGAFSIRYPRGRGRIIDWKKEFEILPVGKGQKLKDGKELAILSIGAIGTEAMDAIEEVEKEGLSIAHYDMRYLKPIDEELLHEVFQKFDNIITLEDGCIVGGLGTAVLEFMSDNFYSSRILRLGVPDKWVEHGTQQELYKECGYDKEGIKNAISKILKKQTKA; this is encoded by the coding sequence ATGGCGAAAGCTGATAAAAAGTTATTGGATCAAATCAATTATCCTTCAGATCTTAAAAAAATATCGGAGGATGATCTAATTGAGGTATGTTCTGAACTACGTCAGGAAATTATTGAACAGGTTTCGAATAATCCCGGACATTTTGGGGCTAGCCTGGGTGTGGTAGAACTTACCGTTGCCCTTCATTATGTATTAAATACACCTTACGATAATCTGGTTTGGGACGTTGGACATCAGGCTTACGGACATAAAATACTTACCGGACGAAAAAATGTTTTTCATACCAACCGAAAGTTTAAGGGAATTAGTGGATTTCCCAACCGAGGCGAAAGTGAGTACGATTCTTTTACGGTCGGACACTCTTCAACTTCTATTTCTGCCGCTTTAGGTATGGCTGTTGCTGCACAATTAAAAGGCGAAAAAGAGAGAAAAACAGTTGCCGTTATTGGCGATGGATCGATGACTGCTGGCTTAGCTTTCGAAGGTTTAAATAATGCAGCTGGGAATAAAGCCGATTTGTTGGTTATTTTGAACGACAACAATATGGCTATCGACCCAAGTACTGGTGGTTTAAACGAATACCTTTTAGATATTACAACTTCGCAAACTTATAATAAAGTTAAAAACGATGTCTGGCGTATTTTAGGAAAATTCAATCGAATTAATTCAAATACTCAACAAATATTTCAGAAGGTTGAAAATGGAATTAAAACCATATTACTTAAGCAAAGTAACCTTTTCGAAGCGCTAAATTTTAGATATTTCGGCCCTGTTGATGGACATGATGTAAATCATCTGGTAAAAGTACTGGAAGATTTACACAAAATACCGGGACCAAAAATTTTACACGTAATTACTCAAAAAGGAAAAGGCTTTAAGCAAGCAGAAATAGATCAAACCTATTGGCATGCTCCTGGTAAATTCGATTGTAAAACTGGTAAACTTTTAACTTCCCCTTCTACGGGTCCACAAGCACCAAAATTTCAGGAGGTATTTGGAAATACAATTGTAGAATTAGCCGAAATGAACGATAAAATTGTAGGTATAACACCTGCAATGCCTACGGGTAGTTCGCTAAATATAATGATGGAAAAAATGCCCGATCGTGCTTTCGATGTGGGAATTGCAGAACAACATGCTGTAACTTTTTCGGGAGGATTAGCCGCTCAGGGAAAATTACCATTTTGTGCCATTTACTCTTCGTTTATGCAAAGAGCTTACGATCAGGTTATTCATGATGTTGCTCTACAAAATGTAAATGTAGTTTTTTGTCTTGACAGAAGCGGATTGGTTGGTGCCGATGGTGCTACCCATCATGGAGTTTACGACCTTGCTTTTATGCGCTGTGTACCAAACCTTACCATTGCATCGCCTTTAAACGAAATTGAACTTCGTAATTTAATGTTTACCGCTCAACAGGAAAATATGGGTGCTTTTTCTATACGATATCCACGAGGAAGAGGTCGTATTATCGACTGGAAAAAAGAATTTGAGATTCTTCCTGTTGGAAAAGGCCAGAAATTAAAAGATGGTAAAGAATTGGCAATTCTTTCGATTGGAGCCATTGGTACCGAAGCTATGGATGCTATTGAAGAGGTAGAAAAAGAAGGTTTATCGATTGCTCATTACGATATGAGATATCTAAAACCAATAGATGAAGAACTATTGCATGAGGTGTTCCAAAAATTCGATAACATTATTACACTAGAAGATGGATGTATTGTTGGTGGACTTGGAACGGCTGTACTCGAATTTATGAGCGATAATTTTTACAGTAGCAGAATATTACGCTTGGGAGTACCCGATAAATGGGTTGAACACGGAACTCAGCAGGAGCTTTACAAAGAATGTGGCTACGATAAAGAGGGAATTAAAAATGCCATAAGCAAAATTCTTAAAAAACAAACTAAGGCATAG
- a CDS encoding PspC domain-containing protein, which produces MKRLLRSRDKKIAGVCGGISNYINPELDPVIVRAGYLILTLFNPLMLLVYFILAIVLPDSDYKTI; this is translated from the coding sequence ATGAAACGTTTATTACGATCGAGAGATAAAAAAATTGCAGGTGTTTGTGGCGGAATATCAAACTACATAAACCCTGAATTAGATCCGGTAATTGTTCGTGCTGGATACCTTATTCTAACATTATTTAACCCACTTATGTTACTGGTTTATTTCATACTGGCTATAGTTTTACCCGATTCAGATTACAAAACAATATAA
- the rpsI gene encoding 30S ribosomal protein S9 produces the protein MEVINAIGRRKAAVARVYVSEGKGQITINKKELKEYFTTGTLQYIVTQPLNLLEVADKYDIKVNLDGGGVTGQAEALRLAISRALVKIDAESKSALRTAGFMTRDPREVERKKPGQPKARKRFQFSKR, from the coding sequence ATGGAAGTAATTAATGCTATCGGACGTAGAAAGGCAGCAGTTGCTCGTGTATACGTTAGCGAAGGTAAAGGTCAGATTACCATCAATAAAAAAGAGCTTAAAGAGTACTTTACTACCGGAACTCTTCAGTACATCGTTACTCAGCCATTAAACCTTTTAGAGGTTGCTGATAAATACGATATCAAGGTAAATCTTGATGGTGGTGGAGTAACAGGTCAGGCAGAAGCTCTTCGTTTGGCTATCTCCAGAGCTTTGGTAAAAATTGATGCTGAATCAAAATCTGCTTTAAGAACTGCAGGTTTCATGACTCGTGATCCTCGTGAGGTTGAACGTAAGAAACCAGGACAACCTAAAGCACGTAAAAGATTTCAATTTAGTAAGCGTTAA
- the frr gene encoding ribosome recycling factor, with protein sequence MNEEVQMYLEDAKEKMESAVDHLEKELLKIRAGKASPSMLNGVMVDYYGSMTPLAQVANISVPDPRTIAVQPWERAMINPIEKAIMNSNLGFNPDNNGEIIRINIPALTEERRGDLVKQSKAECENAKVSVRNARRDTNVELKKLIKDGLSEDLEKDAEAEVQNMTDMFGKKIDALLADKEKDIMTI encoded by the coding sequence ATGAATGAAGAAGTTCAAATGTATCTAGAAGATGCAAAGGAAAAGATGGAATCTGCAGTAGACCATCTTGAAAAAGAATTACTTAAAATACGCGCCGGTAAGGCAAGCCCAAGCATGTTAAATGGTGTTATGGTTGACTACTACGGCAGTATGACTCCATTAGCTCAGGTAGCGAACATTAGTGTTCCCGACCCACGTACAATTGCTGTTCAACCTTGGGAAAGAGCAATGATTAACCCTATCGAAAAAGCAATTATGAATTCTAACCTAGGATTTAATCCTGATAATAATGGAGAAATAATTCGTATTAATATTCCTGCTTTAACCGAAGAGCGTCGTGGCGATTTGGTTAAACAATCGAAAGCAGAATGCGAAAATGCTAAGGTTAGTGTTCGTAATGCTAGACGAGATACTAATGTTGAATTAAAAAAATTGATTAAAGATGGTCTTTCGGAGGATTTAGAAAAAGATGCTGAAGCCGAAGTTCAAAATATGACCGATATGTTCGGTAAAAAAATTGACGCACTACTAGCCGATAAAGAGAAAGATATAATGACTATATAA
- the tsf gene encoding translation elongation factor Ts — translation MSIKAADVAKLRKATGAGMMDCKKALIESEGDFDKAVEIIRKKGMAIANKRADREATEGVVLAKVSADKKKGAMITLNCETDFVAKNDGFVAFATKILDIALENMPADLEALKALEMDGRKIEEHVTEQTGVIGEKIDLSFFDKIEAEAAVAYIHAGNKLATLIGFNKDVEEQMGRDVAMQAAAMAPIAINEDEVPADVVAKELEIGKEKARLEGKPEQILDKIAQGRLGKFFKEVTLLNQDFVKDGKKTVKQYLAEADKDLTVVAMKRFTLNA, via the coding sequence ATGTCTATTAAAGCCGCAGACGTAGCCAAATTGCGTAAAGCAACTGGCGCAGGAATGATGGATTGTAAAAAAGCTCTTATCGAATCGGAAGGAGATTTTGATAAAGCTGTTGAGATTATCCGTAAAAAAGGTATGGCTATTGCTAACAAACGTGCCGACAGAGAAGCAACTGAAGGTGTTGTATTAGCAAAAGTTTCAGCAGACAAGAAAAAAGGTGCAATGATTACATTGAACTGTGAAACTGATTTCGTTGCTAAGAACGATGGTTTCGTAGCATTTGCAACTAAAATTCTTGATATTGCTTTAGAAAATATGCCAGCTGACCTTGAAGCTTTGAAAGCTTTGGAAATGGATGGTAGAAAAATTGAAGAGCACGTAACCGAACAAACTGGTGTTATCGGTGAAAAAATCGATTTAAGTTTCTTCGATAAAATTGAAGCTGAAGCTGCTGTTGCCTATATCCACGCAGGTAACAAATTAGCTACTTTAATTGGTTTCAATAAAGACGTTGAAGAGCAAATGGGTAGAGATGTTGCTATGCAAGCAGCAGCTATGGCTCCTATTGCAATTAACGAGGATGAAGTTCCTGCTGATGTTGTTGCGAAAGAACTTGAAATTGGTAAAGAAAAAGCTCGTCTTGAAGGAAAACCTGAACAAATTCTTGACAAAATTGCTCAAGGACGTTTAGGTAAATTCTTCAAAGAAGTTACTTTATTGAACCAGGATTTCGTTAAGGACGGAAAGAAAACTGTTAAGCAGTATCTTGCCGAAGCTGACAAAGATCTTACAGTAGTTGCAATGAAGCGCTTCACTTTGAATGCTTAA
- a CDS encoding OmpA family protein, with the protein MFRKLSPTIIVISFLFVLISCVPTRQFQELQEKQANCADELEMLKDKNLELTESNNELSGKMKILEDKYQTMLADTISLSRRLQSARERLNRSEKSNQDLMNQLAGMQAGNAKETKALLEQIRKAQDNVRLREDEVLTLEKQMDARKRKLDALQAELGKRDQRLRELESALRRKDEAVKALKNKVMSALTGFEGNGLSISTKNGKVYVSMDEKLLFKSGSYTVDQRGIQALGQLSKVLAQNTDINVMIEGHTDNVPYNGTGALKDNWDLSVKRATSIVRIIIRNKGIAPKRLTVAGRSKYIPVETNSTSVGRSKNRRTEIILTPKLDELFRLLESN; encoded by the coding sequence ATGTTTAGAAAATTAAGCCCCACAATTATTGTAATTAGTTTTTTGTTTGTATTGATCTCTTGTGTACCCACAAGACAATTTCAGGAACTGCAGGAAAAACAGGCAAACTGTGCCGATGAACTCGAAATGTTAAAGGATAAAAACCTTGAACTAACAGAGAGTAACAACGAGTTATCGGGAAAAATGAAAATTTTGGAAGATAAATACCAAACTATGCTGGCCGATACAATTTCTTTATCAAGAAGATTGCAATCGGCTCGCGAAAGATTAAACCGGTCGGAGAAGAGTAATCAGGATTTAATGAATCAGCTCGCGGGAATGCAGGCTGGTAATGCAAAAGAGACAAAAGCGCTGTTGGAGCAAATACGAAAAGCACAGGATAATGTGCGCTTGCGCGAGGATGAGGTGCTTACTCTGGAAAAGCAAATGGATGCTCGTAAAAGAAAACTGGATGCACTGCAGGCAGAGCTTGGAAAGAGAGATCAGCGTCTTCGTGAATTGGAATCGGCATTGAGAAGAAAAGATGAGGCGGTAAAAGCACTAAAAAATAAGGTGATGAGTGCTTTAACAGGATTCGAAGGGAATGGTTTGTCAATTAGTACTAAAAACGGAAAAGTATATGTTTCCATGGATGAGAAATTGCTTTTCAAATCGGGCTCGTATACTGTAGATCAACGTGGTATTCAGGCATTGGGACAATTATCCAAAGTATTGGCTCAAAACACGGATATTAATGTAATGATTGAAGGACATACCGATAATGTTCCTTATAATGGAACAGGAGCTTTAAAAGACAATTGGGATTTAAGTGTGAAACGTGCCACATCAATTGTGAGAATTATTATCCGAAACAAAGGAATCGCTCCAAAACGCCTAACTGTTGCCGGGCGGAGTAAATATATTCCTGTAGAAACGAATTCCACCTCGGTAGGAAGAAGTAAAAACCGTAGAACCGAGATTATTTTGACGCCTAAGTTAGATGAGTTGTTTAGGTTGTTGGAGAGTAACTAG